The following DNA comes from Novipirellula caenicola.
CGAAATCCCCTGCTGCTCAAACAGCTTTGCAAATTCGTTACCGATGTAACCACGACTGCCGAGGATTAAAATCATGCTTCGCTACAACACAGGGGATGCTGAGTAGGAGGTTGCTGAACCATGCGTATCGAATCGTTGCAGTATCAGTGCCGTTGGACCAACGATGTCCCCCATGCAGCTAGTTGCTTTTGCCGATTGCAAAGATTTCGAATCCAATCTTCGTCAGCTTTTGTCGATCCAAAATATTCCGTCCATCATAGACGAACGCAGGTTTCTGCATCGTGTCATAGATGCGATCGTAGTCGAGTTCGCGGAATTCATCCCATTCGGTCAAAACGGCGATGGCATGAGCTTGATTTGCAGCGTCGTACGCATTGTTGACGACCGTTACATTGGAATGGACAAGTTCTCGGTCGGTTTCCGAGACGGTTCCAGACAAGTCGCCCAGCGCGGTTAGCAACTCGGAAACGATCGTCTCCTTTGAAACTTTGGGATCATAAATGACCAAGCGAGCACGCTCGCGTAGCAGATCACGACAAACATAGATCGCGGCGCTTTCACGCGTATCGTTGGTGTCTTTTTTGAACGCGAATCCCCAAATGGCAATCTTTTTGTCGCTCACGGTGTTGAACATCGTGCGGCAGATGCGTTCGGCAAATCGCCGTTTTTGGTAGTCGTTCATGATCACGACTTGTTCCCAGTAATCGGCAACTTCGCGAAGCCCAAAGTGTTCGCACAGATAGACAAGGTTCAGAATGTCTTTCTGAAAACAGCTGCCTCCGAAACCGACAGAGGCTTTCAAGAATTTGGGGCCAATTCTCGAGTCGGTGCCAATCGCTTTAGAGACTTCGTCGATATCCGCTTCGGTCGCTTCGCACAATGCCGAAATCGCATTGATGCTGGACACGCGTTGAGCCAAGAAGGCGTTGGCGGTCAACTTGGATAGTTCGCTGCTCCATAGATTGGTCGTCAAGATTTTGTCGCGAGCCACCCATTGGCCATAGACGTCAGCCAACGCTTTTACGGCGGTCTCGGATTCGCCGCCAATCAGCACGCGGTCCGGTTCGAGCAAGTCGGCGATCGCGGTTCCTTCGGCAAGGAACTCTGGGTTGCTCAAGACATCGAATGTCGCTCCGTTACTGGACGACGACAGGATGCGTTTGACGGCTTCAGCGGTCCGCACGGGAAGCGTCGATTTTTCGACAACGATCTTGTGCCCCTTGGAAACCT
Coding sequences within:
- a CDS encoding UDP-glucose 6-dehydrogenase, producing the protein MKICCIGAGYVGGPTMAMIAKQCPQISVHVVDLNQSRIDAWNSDELPVYEPGLDEVVREARGRNLTFSTNVDQAIAEADMIFIAVNTPTKHFGIGAGRAANLEFIEKCARQIAKVSKGHKIVVEKSTLPVRTAEAVKRILSSSSNGATFDVLSNPEFLAEGTAIADLLEPDRVLIGGESETAVKALADVYGQWVARDKILTTNLWSSELSKLTANAFLAQRVSSINAISALCEATEADIDEVSKAIGTDSRIGPKFLKASVGFGGSCFQKDILNLVYLCEHFGLREVADYWEQVVIMNDYQKRRFAERICRTMFNTVSDKKIAIWGFAFKKDTNDTRESAAIYVCRDLLRERARLVIYDPKVSKETIVSELLTALGDLSGTVSETDRELVHSNVTVVNNAYDAANQAHAIAVLTEWDEFRELDYDRIYDTMQKPAFVYDGRNILDRQKLTKIGFEIFAIGKSN